The genomic interval AAAGACGAGTATGGCATTGGCGGACGCTCTCATGCCCTGTCCGGCGCAACACACAGCGGCGAAGATCACGATGGGAAAGGACTGCACTATAAAAAGCAGGACTGCCCGGATGTTCACTTGAACTGGGAAAAGGTTTCCAAGCGCATTACCTCACTTGTCAAGAAAGGTCGCTATCTTACCGAACAGGAACAAGCGCAGTATGACAAGATCCAGGCTGAAAAGGATCTGGCAGAAGAAGATGCCATTCAAGCCCAGCAGCCGGAGATAGAGGAAGAAACGCCAAAGCCTACCCTTCGGGAGCAGTTTGAGCAGTATAAGCCTGTGGTGACTGCCGCCATATCTGAGGATGTGGCATATCGAAATGCCTGCGGTCATTCCGACCGTGAAAATGCTGTCATCGAGGGCAATGCCGCTGTGCGCCGTGCGGTTCTTGGCTCTAAGGATATGGAGCTGATCCGCCTTTATTCGGATGTGCCGGAGTTCCGCCAGCGCCTGCACCGGGAAGTGATCGACGAAACCTATCCAAAGCTCCATGAGCTTCTGCGCCCTCTTTCTCAGGAAGATATTGATACTGCCCTTTGTGCATGGAACGGCAATATCGAGAGTAAACACGCTGTCGTCCGCTATATGAAAGACCATGCAAGAGAGAAGGATACCGCTGCATGGCTGGCTCAGGAATACGGTGGCAGCAACAGCCCGTTCGTTGTCCGTGCCGGAAGCCCGGAGGAAACACAGCTGCCCTGGCCGAAGGTACAGCGCAGGCTTGCCCAGCTGATTCAGGAGGACCGGTTCTATACCGAAGAAGAACAGGATCGTTTTGACAATATCGACCCTATCGCCATCCGGGAAGCCCTGGAGGAAAGAGGGATCGTCAACGGACAGGTGGCAGACCCGGAAAAACTGGACAATGACCCGTTTATCCAACAGGTGATGTCGGATGCCGAGCAGATCGCAGCTGCCGAGACAGAACAGACTTCCGAGGTTTCCATTTCTGATGAGGAATATGATGCAGTTCGCCGCCCGACTCCGCAAAGAACCTCCTATGATCCTGCCGCCCCGGTTTATGCCGTGGGCGATACCGTGTATATCGAGGATGACGCCTATCAGATCACCGAGCTGCGGGAGGACACCGTGCAGCTTCTGCCTACCGGCATGGTATATCCCATCTATCGGGCAGAGCGCAAAGAACAGTTCGAGCAGCTGCTTCGGGCAGACCGCCGCAATGCTTACTATACCGAGTTTCTTCCCATTGACCCGGACAAGGCAGATCAAGACCTGCGGGATGTATTGGCCCATGGACTGATGGATGAAGCGGATAAACAGCAGCTTTCCACGCTACTGCAATCTGGCAGGAGCAACAGTGAGATCGCCTACTGGCTGAGCAGAGCCTACCCTCATGAGATTGAGACCCTGAATCTGGAGACCGGCGATATTGCCGATTACCGTACCACGGCACAGGGCATGGAGCTGGAAGTCCTGGACGCAGAGGAAAAGCGTCTGGCTGTGCTGTATTTCCGCTGGGATGAGGTTGCGCCTTTGCTGCGCGGGATGTATGCCCGTCAGCAGGACGGCTTTGGACAGGAACAGCCCCAACCGGCTACCGAATCCCCGACCTTCCATTCCGAGACCATGGCCGTCTATCCGGGCGATAAGAACCATCTACCTTATGATGTGGTGGTGGAACGGTTGCATATTGAGGAGCCGGAGCCGCCAGCCCCTGTAACAGAGCCGGAGAAAACCTTTGAGGAAGTGCTGGATGAACACCCGGTTTCCATTCAGGTCAACGGCCAGTGGCAGACCTTCCCCAATGCCAAAGCTGCCGAGGAAGCCTCCTATGAGGAATACAAGGCTAACCTGCGCCGCAATGCACAGAACTTCCGCATTACCGATGAGCATTTGGGTGAAGGCGGTCCAAAAGCCAAGTTCCAGGCAAATGTTAATGCCATTCGTTTGCTGAAAGAGCTGGAATCTGCCGGACAGCAGGCAAGCCCCGAACAACAGGAGATTCTTTCCCGTTATGTGGGCTGGGGCGGTCTTTCAGATGCCTTTGACCCGGAAAAACCGGCATGGGTTTCCGAGTATGCCCAGCTGAAAGAGTTGCTGACCCCGGAGGAATATGCCGCCGCCAGAAGCTCTACCCTCAATGCCCATTACACTAGCCCTACGGTTATTCAGGCAATCTATGAAGCGGTGGGGCGCATGGGCTTTGAGACCGGAAATATTTTGGAGCCATCTATGGGTGTGGGCAACTTCTTCGGTATGCTGCCGGAGGAAATGAGAAACAGCCGTCTATACGGTGTGGAGCTGGACCCGGTTTCCGGGCGCATCGCAAAGCAGCTCTATCCCAAGGCGGACATCACAGTAGGCGGCTTTGAGACCACTGACAGGCGGGACTTCTTTGACCTTGCCATCGGCAATGTGCCTTTTGGTCAGTATCAGGTCAATGACAAAGCCTACAACAAGCTGAATTTCAACATTCATAATTACTTTTTCGCCAAAGCATTGAATCAGGTGCGTCCCGGCGGTGTGGTAGCTTTTGTGACCTCCCGCTATACCATGGATGCCAAGGATTCCACCGTGCGCCGCTATCTTGCCCAGCGTGCCGAGCTACTGGGAGCGATCCGTCTGCCTAATGACGCGTTCAAAAAGAATGCCGGTGCCGAGGTTGTATCGGACATCATCTTTCTCCAAAAGCGGGACCGTCCGCTGGACATTGCACCAGAGTGGACGCAGACCGGACAAACGGAGGATGGGTTTGCCATCAACCGGTATTTTATCGACCACCCGGAAATGGTGCTGGGCAGACAGGAGCCGGTAAGCACTGCTCATGGTATGGATTACACCGTGAACCCTATCGAGGGACTGGAGCTTTCCGATCAGCTGCATGATGCTGTGAAGTACATTCATGGCACTTATCAGGAGGCAGAGCTGCCGGAGCTGGGCGAAGGCGAAGCCATTGACACCTCCATTCCTGCCGACCCAAATGTGAAGAACTATTCCTATGCCATTGTAGACGGGCAGGTGTACTATCGGGAAAACAGCCGCATGGTGCGCCCTGACCTCAACGCCACCGCCGAAGCCCGTGTAAAAGGTCTTGTGGGACTGCGTGATTGTGTGCAGGAACTGATCGACCTTCAGATGGATGCAGCGGTTCCAGACAGCACCATTACCCAAAAGCAGGCGGAACTGAACAGCCTCTATGACAGCTTTTCTGCAAAATATGGCCTTATCAATGACCGTGCAAACCGACTGGCCTATGCAGATGATTCTTCCTATTACCTGCTCTGTGCGCTGGAAGTCATCGACGAGGACGGAAAGCTGGAGCGCAAGGCGGATATGTTCACCAAACGGACCATCAAGCCCCATCAGGCAGTGGCTACTGTGGATACGGCAAGCGAAGCACTGGCGGTGTCCATCTCGGAAAAAGCCTGCGTAGATATGAGCTATATGAGTCGGCTTACCGGAAAAACAAAAGAAGAACTGGCCGGAGAGCTGCAAGGCGTGATCTTCCGTGTACCGGGACAGTTGGAGAAAGACGGCACACCCCATTATGTGACTGCTGATGAATACCTTTCCGGCAATGTACGCCGCAAACTGCGTCAGGCACAGAGGGCGGCACAGCAGAACCTTTCTTTTGCAGTCAATGTGGAAGCCCTTACCGCCGCCCAGCCCAAAGACCTGGATGCGTCGGAAATCGAGGTGCGTCTGGGCGCTACCTGGATTGACAAGGAGTACATCCAGCAGTTTATGTACGAGACCTTCAACACCCCGTTTTATCTCCAGCGCAGCATTGAGGTCAACTATTCCTCCTTCACTGCTGAATGGCAGATCAAGGGGAAATCTTCTGTATCCTACAACGATGTGGCAGCTTACACTACCTATGGAACCAGCCGCGCCAATGCTTATAAGATTTTGGAGGACAGCCTGAACCTGCGGGATGTCCGTATCTATGACACCATAGAGGACGCAGACGGAAAAGAGCGCCGCGTACTAAACGCCAAGGAGACCACTCTGGCTGCCCAAAAACAGCAGGCTATCCGGGAAGCCTTTAGGGACTGGATCTGGAGAGACCCGGAGCGACGCCAGACTTTGGTGCGCCAGTATAACGAGGAAATGAACTCTACCCGTCCCCGCGAGTATGATGGCAGCCATATCACTTTTGGCGGCATGAACCCGGCCATTACCCTGCGGGAACACCAGAAAAGCGCCATCGCCCATGTGCTGTATGGCGGAAATACCCTGCTGGCACACGAAGTAGGCGCAGGCAAAACCTTTGAGATGGTGGCCGCTGCGATGGAAGCCAAACGCCTGGGCTTGTGCCAGAAATCTCTCTTTGTGGTTCCCAACCACCTGACTGAGCAGTGGGCATCGGAGTTTCTGCGCCTCTATCCTTCTGCCAACATCTTAGTCACAACCAAAAAGGACTTTGAGACCCATAACCGCAAGAAGTTCTGCGCCCGTATTGCGACCGGTGACTACGACGCCATCATCATGGGACACAGTCAGTTTGAGCGTATCCCCGTCAGCCGGGAGCGTCAGGAACGGCTTCTCTATGAGCAGATCGACGAGATCACCGAGGGCATCGCAGAGGTGCAGGCCAGCGGCGGCGAGCGTTTTACCGTCAAGCAGCTGGAGCGTACCAGAAAGTCTCTGGAAGCCAGACTGGAAAAGCTGCAAGCCGAGGGGCGAAAAGATGATGTGGTAACTTTTGAGCAGCTGGGTGTGGACCGGCTGTTTGTGGACGAGGCCCACAACTACAAGAACCTGTTTTTATACACAAAAATGCGGAATGTGGCTGGTCTTTCCACATCGGACGCGCAGAAATCCTCCGATATGTTTGCCAAGTGCCGCTATATGGATGAGATCACCGGAAACCGTGGCGTGATCTTTGCCACCGGCACACCGGTCAGCAACTCCATGACCGAGCTTTACACCATGCAGCGTTATCTTCAATATGAACGCCTGCAAGAGCTGAACATGACCCACTTCGACTGCTGGGCTTCCCGATTTGGGGAGACCGTCACAGCATTGGAGCTGGCACCGGAAGGCACCGGCTACCGGGCAAGAACGAGATTCAGCAAGTTCTTTAATCTGCCGGAGCTGATGAACCTGTTCAAAGAAGTGGCCGACATCAAGACTGCCGATCAGTTAAATCTCCCTACCCCGGAAGTGGAGTACCACAACATCGTGGCGCAGCCTACCGAACATCAGCAGGAAATGGTCAAAGCTCTTTCGGAGCGTGCATCGCTGGTACACAGTGGAACTGTTGACCCGTCCCAGGATAACATGCTCAAGATTACCTCGGATGGCCGTAAGCTGGGGCTTGACCAGAGAATCGTCAACCAGATGCTGCCGGACGAACCTGGCACAAAGGTCAATCAGTGTGTGGACAACATCATGCAGATCTGGCGGGACGGCAAAGCTGACAAGCTGACCCAGCTGGTGTTCTGCGACATTTCTACACCGCAGGCAAAAGCTCCTGCAAGCAAGGCGGCGAAAACGCTGGATAATCCACTGCTTCACGCATTGGAAGGCGCTGTGCCTCTGCCGGAGCAGGAGCCGGCCTTTACGGTATATGACGATATTCGTCAGAAACTTATTGCCCAGGGGATGCCTGCCGACCAGATCGCTTTTATCCATGAAGCCAATACCGAAGTGCGGAAAAAGGAGCTGTTCTCTAAAGTCCGTACCGGTCAGGTTCGTGTCCTCTTAGGCAGCACCGCCAAGATGGGCGCAGGCACCAATGTGCAGGACCGTCTGGTGGCACTTCATGACCTGGACTGTCCGTGGAGACCGGGAGACCTTGCCCAGCGCAAGGGTCGTATCGAGCGTCAGGGTAACAAGAATCCTCTTGTCCATGTGTACCGCTATGTGACAGAAGGAACCTTTGATGCATACCTCTGGCAGACGGTGGAGAATAAGCAGAAATTCATTTCCCAGATTATGACTTCTAAATCGCCGGTGCGTTCCTGCGATGATGTGGATGAAACAGCCCTCAGTTTTGCCGAGATCAAGGCTCTGTGTGCCGGAGATCCCCGCATCAAGGAGCGTATGGATTTGGATGTGGAGGTATCCCGCCTGAAGCTGATGAAAGCCGACCACCAGAGCAAGCAATATCGTCTGGAGGACCAGCTGCTCAAATACTTCCCGGAGGAGATTGAAAAGCACAAAGGCTTTATCAAGGGCTTTGAATCTGACCTGGAGGTTTTGGCAGCACACCCGCACCCGGAGGACGGTTTTGCCGGTATGGAGATTCGTGGAGACCTGCTGACCGATAAGGAGAACGCCGGTGCAGCCCTTTTGGATGCCTGCAAGGAGGTCAAAACCTCCGATCCGGTGCAGATCGGCAGCTACCGGGGTTATGCCATGTCCGTGGAATTTTTCGCTTGGAAACAGGAATATACGCTCCTGCTGAAAGGACAGATGACCCACAGGGCAACCCTTGGTACAGACCCTCGCGGAAATCTTACCCGTATCGACAATGCCCTCACTCAGATGCCCCAGCGTCTGGAGGCGGCAAAGGCACAGCTGGATAACCTCTATCAGCAGCAGGCTGCCGCAAAGGAGGAAGTCGGAAAGCCATTCCTTTATGAAGAAGAACTGACAAGCAAAAACGCCCGTCTAGTGGAGTTGGATACCCTGCTCAACATCGACGGAAAGGGGCAGGCACACACCGAGTCTGTTGTTGCCAAAAGCACACGGACTTCGGTGCTGGATAACCTAAAACGCCCGGTGCAACCCCGCAGTACAGACAAGAAACCAAAACAGCATGAGGAGGTGCGATAACATGAATACTAACGATCTGAATACAGCTCTTTATGAAAAGATGGCTGCCGAACAGGACAAGTTCCGGGACTGGCTGAAAAGCCAGCCCCCGGAAGAAGTCTTAAACCATGCCTATGAGTACACCATCCGCGAGGACATCGTGATGGCAATAGAGGAACTGGAGTTGACCGACACCCAGGCTCAGGCACTTTTGGAATCTTCTTTGCCGCTGGCGGATGTGTACCGCTACTTTGAAAAGCTGGAGACCGGTCACATGGATGTGATCCGGGACAGCATTGAGAACCGTGCCGACGATGTGTGCAGAGCTAAAGAGGAACTGCGAACAACACCGATCTATCCCCATTCAGCTGCCTATGCGAGAGAACATGGGGAGCTGGAGCAGTACCGAGCTTCCAACAATGTAAATCGCCAATGCAAGGAGTCTATTGAAGCGGCGGTGCGGGAGCACTTCGACGGAATGTATCTCAGCCACGATGCGGCAAAGGGTGTGATCGAGACCTATGGCATGGAGCGTGTGTCCATGGTTCTGTCTAACACGGTCCAGCTTCAGGACTGGGATGGGCGTTACTCCCGACGCAACAAAGAATGGGCCAAGACCATTCCCAACGATAATCCCGAAACCGTCCGTTGTGGTTATGCCTTAAACAGCCACCCTGCTGTGCTGGATGGTTTTATTGATCTGGTGCGTGAAGAACAGCAGCGCAGCCGTACCCAGAGAGAAAAACTGGAACCGTCCCGTCACTCAGTGCGGGATAAGCTCAAACAGGAGCTGCCCGCCCATAAGTCTGCCGCCCCGAAAAAACGGGAGCCGGAGCGATAACCATGGCAAAGCGCAAGCGGGATGTGCCGGTTTTGTTTTGGGTGTCCGCAGAAGAACTGGAACTGATCCATCAAAAGATGCAGCAATACGGGACAGAGAATTTGAGCGCTTATCTGCGGAAAATGGCGCTGGATGGTTATGTGGTCAAGCTGGAACTGCCAGAGCTGAAGGAGTTGGTCTCCCTGATGCGCCGAAGCAGCAACAACTTGAACCAGCTGACCCGCAAAGTGCATGAGACCGGGCGGGTTTATAATGCTGACTTGGAGGATATATCCCAGCGGCAGGAACAACTGTGGGAGGGTGTGAAGGAAATCCTTACCCAACTCTCCAAACTTTCATAACAGGGATAGATACTCCATTTGCGGAGGGAGGAACGGCGTTTCTTCGCCGCACCTTCCTCCGCTTTTTCTTTTTGTCTGTATCCTTGTCTTTTGCCTGTCCGTACCGGATAATATGAGTAGAATAAGAAGCGTAGCAAAGGAGTGAAAACAGATGCTGACCTTTGAAAAGGTGCTGGAGATTTTTGCGGATTACCTGACCGCAGACGAGACCATAGAAGTTTATATCAGCCGCCATGGATGTGTAAGAGTTGAATTTGACCAAGATTTTCACTATTGCTCTGGCGAGGTGTGCCATACTCCCAAGGAACTGTTCGACCTCTTAGCCGATGATTACCGGACTTATCTGGAGATTGAACTGACCAAAGGAAAACGGGAAGTGACGGAAGATGATGAGAGAGAAGCGGATGCCCTGTGCAAACGGCATCTGGAGCGTTGGAAGGAGGAACAGGAATGAAGATTTTGAAATGTCTGCTGATGATCGTAACTGCACCGGTCGTTTTGGTGTTGACGCTTTTTGTCTGGCTCTGCACGGGGCTGATCTACATATCCGGTCTGGTGCTTGGTCTACTAAGCACGGTAATTGCTCTGCTTGGCGTGGCTGTGCTGATTACCTATTCCCCGCAGAATGGTGTGATTTTGCTGGTTATGGCATTTTTGATTAGCCCGATGGGGCTGCCGCTGGCTGCGATCTGGCTACTGGGAAAGGTGCAGAGTTTGAAATTTGCGATACAGGATTGGGTGTATGGGTAAATGATGTGAATATAATTTGGAATGAAAAAGAAGCAGGACAATGGGAGATGAGACCCAATGCCCTGCTTCTCTGTTTATTCGGAACGAACTGTAATATATTTTTGATTGCGACTTTTAGGTTTATCGGGAATAGTCATTTCTAATTGCCCGGATTCTAAAAGCGGATTGATATGTTTCAAAGTGAAGTTTCTTAAATCTTTGAAGCCGCAAAATACTGCAAGCTCTTTCTTGGATTTTGGTGTTGTGCAAAAAGTCAAAATCTGTTTGGATACCGTTGATAGTTCAATAACTTGGTGGGTAACTTGGTGGATAACTTGGTGGGCGTCACCCTCTAAGTTGTAGTTTACATTTTTCAAGATGACTCTGAAATCTGTCGCTGTTGAGGAAAATTCGGGCTTATATGCCTCTGTGTATCCAGGCAGCTTTTCGGTTTCACTGACGATTTTGCGTAGGCCACTTCCACGGCGTTCCATGTACTTCATGCGGTGGAACAGGTCAGCAATCACAGGGTTTCGTCGCATCGAACGGATACTGTAAATATCGTATTCCTGAATTGAGCCGCCGCCAAACATACCGCCCGGAGATGTGATTTCCACCCGATCATCAAACATATCAATATGGATTTCGCTGCCAAGTACAATATAATCACGATGGATAAGCGCATTAACAAGAGCCTCTGTCACAGCTCGTTCAGCATAATCTGGCTTGTCTACACGATACTGTGCCTCTTTGACAAAACGGACTTTGGAATTATTGCGAATAAATTCACTGCCGCTTTTCAGTAGATAAATCAGATTCCCTTCGTATTCTTTATCGTCCAGTGCATCATCAAAGATAGAGCCTTTTTCCAAGCCATTCCACCGGGTACAGAACATACGGGAGTTATAAACTGTGTGCTGATCGGTCATGAGCTTTCCGGCATTGGTCAAGACCCCATTTTTGTCAGCCAAACCGAAGG from Clostridiales bacterium carries:
- a CDS encoding SNF2-related protein gives rise to the protein MGGNTDRQRERVVAAFEKQKTTAEIAEILKTLYHGGNGVGSVSAWYAEDGIHLSHGKSVRYDRSAQVISWERAAERIGELLESGQFASNVELAEAAGYERSLLSEKLWHLYHDLSEDARKAGYLSCLSEIKGNGFPEETRRLTEKLSEPAFRQTLKEEYAAFWTAYQQDRDLLRFHYHRPREIWENLKDLDLPRRTFSSELSQVPTVQHFITEDEIDAAMTGGSSFAGGKGRIYAFFMENHTDKEKVRFLKDEYGIGGRSHALSGATHSGEDHDGKGLHYKKQDCPDVHLNWEKVSKRITSLVKKGRYLTEQEQAQYDKIQAEKDLAEEDAIQAQQPEIEEETPKPTLREQFEQYKPVVTAAISEDVAYRNACGHSDRENAVIEGNAAVRRAVLGSKDMELIRLYSDVPEFRQRLHREVIDETYPKLHELLRPLSQEDIDTALCAWNGNIESKHAVVRYMKDHAREKDTAAWLAQEYGGSNSPFVVRAGSPEETQLPWPKVQRRLAQLIQEDRFYTEEEQDRFDNIDPIAIREALEERGIVNGQVADPEKLDNDPFIQQVMSDAEQIAAAETEQTSEVSISDEEYDAVRRPTPQRTSYDPAAPVYAVGDTVYIEDDAYQITELREDTVQLLPTGMVYPIYRAERKEQFEQLLRADRRNAYYTEFLPIDPDKADQDLRDVLAHGLMDEADKQQLSTLLQSGRSNSEIAYWLSRAYPHEIETLNLETGDIADYRTTAQGMELEVLDAEEKRLAVLYFRWDEVAPLLRGMYARQQDGFGQEQPQPATESPTFHSETMAVYPGDKNHLPYDVVVERLHIEEPEPPAPVTEPEKTFEEVLDEHPVSIQVNGQWQTFPNAKAAEEASYEEYKANLRRNAQNFRITDEHLGEGGPKAKFQANVNAIRLLKELESAGQQASPEQQEILSRYVGWGGLSDAFDPEKPAWVSEYAQLKELLTPEEYAAARSSTLNAHYTSPTVIQAIYEAVGRMGFETGNILEPSMGVGNFFGMLPEEMRNSRLYGVELDPVSGRIAKQLYPKADITVGGFETTDRRDFFDLAIGNVPFGQYQVNDKAYNKLNFNIHNYFFAKALNQVRPGGVVAFVTSRYTMDAKDSTVRRYLAQRAELLGAIRLPNDAFKKNAGAEVVSDIIFLQKRDRPLDIAPEWTQTGQTEDGFAINRYFIDHPEMVLGRQEPVSTAHGMDYTVNPIEGLELSDQLHDAVKYIHGTYQEAELPELGEGEAIDTSIPADPNVKNYSYAIVDGQVYYRENSRMVRPDLNATAEARVKGLVGLRDCVQELIDLQMDAAVPDSTITQKQAELNSLYDSFSAKYGLINDRANRLAYADDSSYYLLCALEVIDEDGKLERKADMFTKRTIKPHQAVATVDTASEALAVSISEKACVDMSYMSRLTGKTKEELAGELQGVIFRVPGQLEKDGTPHYVTADEYLSGNVRRKLRQAQRAAQQNLSFAVNVEALTAAQPKDLDASEIEVRLGATWIDKEYIQQFMYETFNTPFYLQRSIEVNYSSFTAEWQIKGKSSVSYNDVAAYTTYGTSRANAYKILEDSLNLRDVRIYDTIEDADGKERRVLNAKETTLAAQKQQAIREAFRDWIWRDPERRQTLVRQYNEEMNSTRPREYDGSHITFGGMNPAITLREHQKSAIAHVLYGGNTLLAHEVGAGKTFEMVAAAMEAKRLGLCQKSLFVVPNHLTEQWASEFLRLYPSANILVTTKKDFETHNRKKFCARIATGDYDAIIMGHSQFERIPVSRERQERLLYEQIDEITEGIAEVQASGGERFTVKQLERTRKSLEARLEKLQAEGRKDDVVTFEQLGVDRLFVDEAHNYKNLFLYTKMRNVAGLSTSDAQKSSDMFAKCRYMDEITGNRGVIFATGTPVSNSMTELYTMQRYLQYERLQELNMTHFDCWASRFGETVTALELAPEGTGYRARTRFSKFFNLPELMNLFKEVADIKTADQLNLPTPEVEYHNIVAQPTEHQQEMVKALSERASLVHSGTVDPSQDNMLKITSDGRKLGLDQRIVNQMLPDEPGTKVNQCVDNIMQIWRDGKADKLTQLVFCDISTPQAKAPASKAAKTLDNPLLHALEGAVPLPEQEPAFTVYDDIRQKLIAQGMPADQIAFIHEANTEVRKKELFSKVRTGQVRVLLGSTAKMGAGTNVQDRLVALHDLDCPWRPGDLAQRKGRIERQGNKNPLVHVYRYVTEGTFDAYLWQTVENKQKFISQIMTSKSPVRSCDDVDETALSFAEIKALCAGDPRIKERMDLDVEVSRLKLMKADHQSKQYRLEDQLLKYFPEEIEKHKGFIKGFESDLEVLAAHPHPEDGFAGMEIRGDLLTDKENAGAALLDACKEVKTSDPVQIGSYRGYAMSVEFFAWKQEYTLLLKGQMTHRATLGTDPRGNLTRIDNALTQMPQRLEAAKAQLDNLYQQQAAAKEEVGKPFLYEEELTSKNARLVELDTLLNIDGKGQAHTESVVAKSTRTSVLDNLKRPVQPRSTDKKPKQHEEVR
- a CDS encoding DUF3849 domain-containing protein gives rise to the protein MNTNDLNTALYEKMAAEQDKFRDWLKSQPPEEVLNHAYEYTIREDIVMAIEELELTDTQAQALLESSLPLADVYRYFEKLETGHMDVIRDSIENRADDVCRAKEELRTTPIYPHSAAYAREHGELEQYRASNNVNRQCKESIEAAVREHFDGMYLSHDAAKGVIETYGMERVSMVLSNTVQLQDWDGRYSRRNKEWAKTIPNDNPETVRCGYALNSHPAVLDGFIDLVREEQQRSRTQREKLEPSRHSVRDKLKQELPAHKSAAPKKREPER
- a CDS encoding MobC family plasmid mobilization relaxosome protein — its product is MAKRKRDVPVLFWVSAEELELIHQKMQQYGTENLSAYLRKMALDGYVVKLELPELKELVSLMRRSSNNLNQLTRKVHETGRVYNADLEDISQRQEQLWEGVKEILTQLSKLS
- a CDS encoding CD1845 family protein, with amino-acid sequence MKILKCLLMIVTAPVVLVLTLFVWLCTGLIYISGLVLGLLSTVIALLGVAVLITYSPQNGVILLVMAFLISPMGLPLAAIWLLGKVQSLKFAIQDWVYG
- a CDS encoding putative DNA binding domain-containing protein; translation: MIEQLIAEATECDFKVALEIKKPKSWLKSVSSFSNGIGGTLFFGISDDRKPIGLSDVQKDAEAISRLIKERITPLPQFILKPLQEDGKNLLALEVSPGRSTPYYYKADGVMEAYIRVGNESVIAPDYIVNELILKGTNQSFDTLTTEAVKKDYSFTLLEATYLERTGLRFEPSDYVSFGLADKNGVLTNAGKLMTDQHTVYNSRMFCTRWNGLEKGSIFDDALDDKEYEGNLIYLLKSGSEFIRNNSKVRFVKEAQYRVDKPDYAERAVTEALVNALIHRDYIVLGSEIHIDMFDDRVEITSPGGMFGGGSIQEYDIYSIRSMRRNPVIADLFHRMKYMERRGSGLRKIVSETEKLPGYTEAYKPEFSSTATDFRVILKNVNYNLEGDAHQVIHQVTHQVIELSTVSKQILTFCTTPKSKKELAVFCGFKDLRNFTLKHINPLLESGQLEMTIPDKPKSRNQKYITVRSE